The following coding sequences lie in one Porphyromonas asaccharolytica DSM 20707 genomic window:
- the thiL gene encoding thiamine-phosphate kinase — translation MNTPISDLGEFGLIRKLTEQFAITSPNRVRMAVGDDAAILQMQPDEELLVTTDMLLEGVHFDMTYMPLKHLGYKAVVVNVSDICAMNGIPQQITVSLGISAKYTTEMIEELYKGIELACQHYQVDLIGGDTCASRNGLAISITCLGSVPKGEAVLRSGAQLNDLICVTGNLGAAYMGFQLLEREHRTFLSAPTEEFEPHFEGYEYLIERQLMPSAQRWLRDKLAEQGVTPTAMIDISDGLSSELLHIAERSQVGVRVYEDRLPLDRETLALCEEMNMSPITAAFNGGEDYELLFTVPLAQVGQVSTIEGVSIIGHATEASEGCRWISTDRAEHELKAQGWNAFS, via the coding sequence ATGAATACACCGATCTCTGACTTGGGTGAGTTTGGACTAATCCGAAAACTCACCGAGCAGTTTGCCATTACATCTCCCAACCGTGTCCGCATGGCTGTAGGAGACGACGCAGCTATCTTACAGATGCAGCCTGACGAAGAGCTGTTGGTCACGACCGATATGCTCCTCGAGGGGGTACACTTTGACATGACCTATATGCCGCTCAAGCACCTAGGCTACAAAGCGGTCGTGGTCAACGTCTCCGACATCTGCGCTATGAATGGCATCCCTCAGCAGATCACCGTCTCTCTAGGGATCTCAGCAAAGTACACAACTGAGATGATCGAAGAGCTCTATAAAGGGATCGAACTAGCCTGTCAGCACTACCAAGTCGACCTAATCGGTGGAGACACCTGCGCCTCACGAAACGGACTCGCCATCAGCATCACATGCCTAGGCTCCGTGCCTAAGGGAGAGGCTGTCCTGCGCTCTGGCGCTCAGCTTAACGATCTCATCTGCGTGACGGGTAATCTAGGGGCAGCCTACATGGGCTTCCAATTGCTAGAGCGTGAGCATCGCACCTTCCTCAGCGCACCGACAGAGGAGTTTGAGCCACACTTCGAAGGGTACGAATATCTCATCGAGCGTCAGCTCATGCCGTCAGCACAACGCTGGTTGCGTGACAAGCTAGCCGAGCAAGGTGTCACACCGACGGCAATGATAGACATCAGCGACGGTCTAAGCTCCGAGTTGCTCCACATAGCAGAACGATCACAGGTAGGTGTACGGGTCTATGAAGATCGACTACCTCTCGATCGTGAGACGCTAGCTCTCTGCGAAGAGATGAATATGTCGCCCATCACGGCGGCTTTCAATGGTGGTGAGGACTACGAGCTCCTCTTCACCGTGCCACTGGCTCAGGTCGGTCAAGTATCGACCATCGAGGGAGTCTCTATCATAGGGCACGCCACAGAGGCCTCTGAGGGCTGTCGCTGGATCTCGACCGATCGTGCCGAGCATGAACTCAAAGCCCAGGGCTGGAACGCCTTCTCCTAG
- the lpxK gene encoding tetraacyldisaccharide 4'-kinase produces MDQTPKINRWLLPLSGIYGVGVSLRNSLYNMGRLKSYAFPIPIICVGNLAVGGTGKTPMIEHLIRMLMGDLRIAIVSRGYRRKSFGLKVAELGDSASRIGDEPAQLLRKFGDKIQIVVDGNRVRAINHLVNQPYSQRPDVILMDDGFQHRSVRPSLSILLSSYNRLITDDVLLPAGRLREPARARYRADVVVVTKCPTLLKPIDCTFTERRLDLYPHQKLLFSEVKYDNPVPIFQRDAEPTKIDTNAVVIAISGISHPEEFFAYVERGFSRVVTLPYGDHHHYSRRNVTTWENILTDYLLRGAEVVFLCTDKDAVKIFELESYMSRELRERFLRLPIQVRFRAHGEEDLRELVMNHIAQFTSEQAQKEEQEGNEEKE; encoded by the coding sequence ATGGATCAGACACCCAAGATCAATAGATGGCTGCTACCGCTCTCAGGTATTTATGGAGTGGGCGTATCGCTACGCAATAGCCTTTATAATATGGGGCGTCTGAAGAGTTACGCCTTCCCCATTCCCATCATCTGTGTAGGCAATCTAGCCGTAGGAGGTACAGGCAAGACCCCGATGATAGAGCATCTCATACGGATGCTTATGGGCGATCTGCGGATTGCTATCGTCTCGCGTGGATATAGGCGCAAATCATTTGGGCTTAAGGTTGCTGAGCTAGGGGATAGTGCCAGTCGCATAGGTGATGAACCAGCACAGCTCCTACGTAAGTTTGGCGACAAGATACAGATCGTCGTAGATGGCAATAGGGTGCGAGCGATCAATCACTTAGTCAATCAGCCCTACTCGCAGCGTCCCGATGTAATTCTGATGGACGATGGCTTCCAGCATCGCTCTGTGCGGCCCTCCCTCTCGATCCTTCTGTCCAGTTACAACAGACTTATAACAGATGACGTGCTGCTCCCCGCCGGGCGCCTGCGTGAGCCTGCACGTGCACGCTATCGTGCCGATGTGGTGGTCGTGACCAAGTGTCCTACCCTACTTAAGCCGATAGACTGCACCTTTACGGAGCGCAGGTTAGATCTCTACCCGCATCAGAAGCTCCTCTTTAGTGAGGTAAAGTACGACAATCCTGTCCCCATCTTTCAGAGAGATGCAGAGCCTACTAAGATAGACACCAATGCGGTTGTTATTGCCATATCCGGGATTTCTCACCCTGAGGAGTTCTTTGCCTACGTAGAGCGCGGCTTCTCACGTGTAGTGACACTACCCTATGGAGATCATCATCACTACTCTAGACGCAATGTCACCACGTGGGAAAACATCTTGACAGACTATCTATTGCGTGGTGCAGAGGTAGTGTTTCTTTGTACAGACAAGGACGCTGTCAAGATCTTCGAGCTAGAGTCTTATATGAGTCGTGAGCTACGTGAGCGATTCCTCCGACTACCTATACAGGTACGCTTTAGGGCTCATGGTGAGGAGGATCTGCGCGAGTTAGTCATGAACCATATAGCTCAGTTTACATCAGAGCAAGCTCAAAAAGAGGAGCAGGAGGGGAACGAGGAAAAGGAATAA
- the sppA gene encoding signal peptide peptidase SppA, protein MNSFWKTFFATLLAIVVSCVIFASLAVIVLISFIAALSANIANNTQQIKDGSILKIELAHISDTYVSNPWSDLGLNKSDGSRDLPLSYVLEAIDEAKNDDRIKGIYLNVTDPGCGYASAEALRGALEDFKEDGKFIVSYSDFYSLKGYYLASVADQLYVNKEGSIAFDGLAGGAVFFKDLLDKIGVEMMVFKVGTFKSAVEPYILNSMSEANRTQITSYLGDIWGRILSEVGASRNLDSVRLQSLADSMQSVRPTDSYLANGLIDGALYQDQALETLCSLVGVDEKDDLHFVSLSDVYATRGSGRKGGANVGVLFAEGEINVEVADSPFNTKKVVSDRLADRILEMGEDDDYDALVVRVNSPGGSSYISEQLWYAVHKASENKPVVISMGDYAASGGYYMSSGASYIFAEPSTITGSIGIFGVVPNATKLANKIGVHQDVVKTGQHADLGAPDRPWTEEERALFQQYVNRGYALFLKRVSEGRNMTTTQVDSIAQGRVWTGAQALSLGLVDELGGLQDAIAYAASQAGYDTYHVTYTKREVNVLQELFSSSTQAVRMKLMTSWFTDEEIRYIDQMRELRAMSGLQARLPLVVDL, encoded by the coding sequence ATGAATTCATTCTGGAAGACCTTCTTTGCAACACTATTAGCTATCGTCGTAAGCTGTGTCATCTTTGCTTCTCTAGCGGTCATCGTACTGATCAGCTTTATAGCGGCTCTGAGCGCTAACATAGCTAATAACACACAGCAGATCAAGGATGGGAGCATCCTCAAGATCGAACTAGCACACATCTCTGACACTTATGTGTCAAACCCTTGGTCTGATCTCGGATTGAACAAAAGTGATGGTAGTCGCGATCTGCCTCTCTCTTATGTCCTTGAGGCTATTGATGAGGCTAAGAATGATGATCGTATCAAGGGTATCTATCTCAATGTGACGGATCCAGGCTGTGGCTATGCTTCGGCAGAGGCGCTCAGAGGGGCTCTAGAGGATTTCAAAGAAGATGGCAAGTTCATCGTTTCATACTCAGACTTCTACTCACTCAAGGGGTATTACCTTGCCTCTGTCGCTGACCAACTCTATGTCAATAAGGAGGGGTCTATCGCTTTCGATGGCTTAGCTGGTGGGGCTGTTTTCTTCAAAGACTTGCTAGACAAGATCGGAGTGGAGATGATGGTCTTTAAAGTAGGTACATTCAAGAGTGCTGTCGAGCCTTATATACTCAATAGTATGAGCGAGGCAAATCGCACTCAGATCACCTCTTACCTTGGCGATATCTGGGGACGCATCTTAAGCGAGGTCGGTGCCAGCCGCAACTTAGACAGTGTACGCCTGCAGTCTCTAGCAGACAGTATGCAGTCTGTACGACCGACCGACTCTTACCTAGCTAATGGACTCATTGATGGAGCACTTTATCAAGATCAAGCTTTAGAGACCCTCTGCTCACTGGTAGGAGTAGATGAGAAAGATGATCTACACTTCGTATCTCTAAGCGATGTGTATGCGACGCGTGGCTCTGGCCGTAAGGGAGGAGCTAATGTGGGCGTCCTCTTTGCTGAGGGCGAGATCAATGTCGAGGTCGCTGACTCTCCCTTTAACACCAAGAAAGTGGTCTCCGACCGACTCGCTGACCGTATCCTCGAGATGGGCGAAGATGACGACTACGACGCACTTGTAGTACGTGTCAACTCGCCTGGTGGTAGCAGCTACATCTCTGAGCAGCTCTGGTACGCAGTCCATAAGGCTAGCGAAAACAAGCCAGTCGTCATCTCTATGGGAGACTACGCAGCCTCGGGAGGCTACTATATGTCTTCGGGCGCTAGCTACATCTTTGCAGAGCCCTCGACGATAACGGGGTCTATCGGTATCTTTGGCGTTGTGCCTAATGCGACCAAGCTCGCTAACAAGATCGGTGTACACCAAGATGTGGTCAAGACAGGTCAGCATGCTGACCTGGGCGCTCCCGATCGTCCATGGACAGAGGAGGAGCGCGCGCTCTTCCAGCAATATGTCAACCGAGGCTATGCACTCTTCCTCAAGCGAGTCTCTGAGGGACGCAATATGACCACAACTCAGGTCGACTCTATCGCTCAGGGACGCGTATGGACAGGTGCTCAGGCTTTAAGTCTAGGGCTCGTCGATGAGCTTGGCGGTCTACAAGATGCAATCGCTTATGCTGCTTCGCAGGCTGGATATGACACTTACCATGTGACTTACACAAAACGTGAGGTCAATGTACTCCAAGAACTATTTAGCTCATCAACGCAAGCTGTACGTATGAAGCTGATGACCTCATGGTTTACCGATGAGGAGATCCGCTACATCGACCAGATGCGCGAGCTACGTGCTATGTCGGGTCTTCAGGCTCGTCTACCCCTAGTAGTGGATCTCTAG